ctaaaataaaaataaaaaaatttgaaaatattttatgaagattttcaaaaaagtgaggagatagaaagtggttaggatatttttgaaaaagatatgattttaaaatcttaacaactaagatatgataagataaaattttgaaattgaaatctgaatttttatgaaaattttcgaaatatttgcttaaaaaaagttagaaaagatttttttttgaattttattatgaaagagaaaaatacacaaaaggcacaagacttaaaatttttaaatccaatgctccttgttttcgaaaattttggaggaaaaacaccaaggcacaccaaacttaaaaattttaagatcaaaacacaaagaagactcaagaacaccttgaagactcacaagaacaacaagaacaaaagaaagaacaccaaacttaaattttttagaaaatcaaaataaaattttcgaaaattaaagaaatttaacaagagaacaccaaacttaaagtttagcacaagatttaatcaaagaaaaattatttttgaaaaaaaatttaataggaagatacccaattgccaagaacacaaACCCACGCtttagccaactgagctataaatttaacgtgttttaataaggtatttaataaataaaatttttttgaaaactaaaaatttgaaaatgtacaagaaaaaacaaaaaaaaaacacaaaacaagacaaaccaaagatcaaacaagaaaaattgataagaacaatttgaagatcaaggaagaacaaagaacatgcaattcaaaaattgaaagacaaagaaaagcatgcaattgacaccaaacttaaaacatgacgctaaactcacagaaaaactaaaaattaaaaaaataatatttttgaaaagaaaataaaagactctgaaccaaaagacaaaattttcctaatctaagcaacaagattcaccgtcagttgttcaaactcaaacaatcaccggcaacggcaccaaaaacttggtgcacgaaaattacactcacactatgtaattccgcataactaaccagcaagtgcactggtcatccgagtaataccttacgtgagtaagggtcgatcccacggagattgccggcttgaagcaagctatggttatcttattattcttagtcaggataccaatagggttctttagtttcagttgtaaaaagtgaaagagcatgaaatgagtaTTTGTTACGCAGTACTGGAGAatttgttggagttttggagatgctttgtcttctaaatttctgctttctccctgtcttctttttcacgcacgcaaggttcctcctatggcaagctgtgtgttggtggatcaccgttgtcaatggctaccatccgtcctcttagtgaaaatggtccaggtgcgctgtcaccgcacgactaatcatctgtcagttctcactcatgctggaataggatccattgatccttttgcgtctgtcactacgcccaacccttgtgagtttgaatctcgtcacagtcattcaatccctgaatcctactcggaataccacagacaaggtttagacttattggattctcaagaatgctgccaatagattctagcttataccacgaagactctgattaaggaatccaagagatactcattcaatctaatgtagaacggaggtggttgtcaggcacgcgttcataggttgagaatggtgatgagtgtcacggatcatcacattcatcatattaaagcgcgaatgaatatcttagatagaaacaagcgtgtttgaatggaaaacagaagtaattgcattaattcatcgagacacagcagagctcctcacccccaacaatggattttagagacttatgccgtcaaagagtacaaagttcagatctaaaaatgtcatgaggtccaaaataagtctctaaaagttgtttaaatactaaactagccacctaagtttacagaaaatgagtaaactaagatagatagtgcagaaatccacttctggggcccacttggtgtgtgctggggctgagacttgagcttttcatgtgcctgggctgtttttggagttaaacaataggttgtaacctgttttgggtgtttaactccaactggtaacctgtttctggcatttaacgccagaatggaacatggaactggcgttaaacgccagtttacatcatttatcttcgagcaaagtatggactattatatattgctggaaattcctggatgtctactttccaacctaattgagagcgtgccaattgaacTCTTGCAGCAccaaaaaattcatttcgagtacagagaggtcagaatccaacagcatcagtagtcctttttttcaacctgaatcagatttttgctcagctccctcaattttagccagaaaatacctgaaatcacagaaaaatacacaaactcatagtaaagtccagaaatatgaattttgcctaaaaactaataaaaacatactgaaaagtAGCTAgaatctactaaaaactacctaaaaacaatgccaaaaagcgtataaattattcgctcatcaatttCTATcttgtaatttttataatatttgtgCAAGTGTTTAGAACTTGTCACTTAGGAACTTTGGTACTTTTGGTAGTACTCTTCCTGTTGTTATCAGGATTTAACTTTATGTGTTCCCGTCGTCTTCGAGATTAACTTAACGTTTTTGTCGCTTAATATTTTTGCAACATTGGTTTTTGTCTAGTATTCAAATCGTTATTCTTTCGAGCTTTAATTTCAACTCAAATTCAATTGTCAAGAAGATATTCTGAAATTCTAATATAATTACTTAAACATAATATAAGGTTTTATAGAAGAAACCCATAGTTATTCATAGCATAGATTCGCAAGGAAATCTCACTTTACCAAATACAAGAGAAGCCTCATTAAAAAAACCTAAGTGCCTAGGAAAATAGTGACTTTATTCTACTAATAAAAATTTCTTAGCGTAATACAATTTTTTAAGAGTAATACCTCTTTATATGAGTTGTATTCCAACTTCTCGGGACCTCAGAATCATCCAATGTTTCTAACTTGTATTATCCTTTTTTCCCAATACTTCTTTTTACTTTGAAAGGCCCTTTCCAAGTTGGAGCTAGCTTACCTTGCATTCTTGGAGTCCCGGCATCAGCCTATTTTAACACTAGATCCCTAGGTTCGAAACTTCTAGATTGGACCTTGGTATTGTACCTCTTGGCCACCCTTTGCTTCAGAGCCTGCTCAGCTAAGTTagtcatattttttatttcatcaaTCAGGTTCATGCTTTTATGAGTTCTCGCGATTCCTAGAAGCATTTTTGGACTCGGCTCCCCGAGTTCTACTAGGATTACTGCTTCTTCACCATAAGTGAGTTTGAAAGGTATTTTTTGGTGGTAGATTGGACTATAGTTCGATATGACCACAAAACTGACCATACCTCGTCTGCCCAGGAACCCAAATGCTCATCCAATCTCTTTTTTAACCTATTTAAAATCACTTTAttagcagcttcggcttgtccatttgcttgtgggtgTTCAACCGAGGCAAATATTTGTCGAATTTCCAAACCAGACAATAGTTTCCAAAATTTCAAATCCGTGAACTGAGTCCCATTATCTGTGACTACAATTTCAGAAATCCCAAACTTTGCAATGATTTCTCTCCAAACGAACTTCTGGTATTGAGCAGAATTGATATTAGACAAGGGCATGGCTTCAATTTATTTGGTAAAATAATCTATAACAATTATAAGATATTTTACCTAACCCAGTCCCTATGGGAAGGGCCCCAATAAATCTAAGCCCTACTTAACAAATGGTTTTGTCGGGATGATGGACACAAGCTCGTGAGGAAGTGCTTGGTAGAGGTTGCTGTGTAGATGACATTTGTCACATTTCTTCACATATTCCATGGCATCTTTGAAGAGAGTGAGACAGTAGTATCCTGTTCAAATGACCTTTTGAGCTAATGACTTTCCTCCCAAATGATATCCACATCATATCTCATGAACTTCCTGTAACACATATATTATTTGTTGGTTACTTAAACATTTCAACAATGGTTAGGACACACCCTTTTTATACACCTACCATTTATCATGGTATACTTGGCTACTTTAAATCGTAACGTCCTTGCTTCTTTAGGATCACTGGGCAAGATCCCGTGTTCTAGATATGTGTATATTGGATCCATCCAAATACTAAGACCAGACGAATAAGAAATCGTGATGTCGGGCTTTGTTACAGTAGATTCTATAAGTACCTCTTATATCAGACTATGATTTTCTATTCTGGACTTAGTACTTGCTAGTTTGGACAATACATCATATCGTGTGTTATGTTTCCTAGGTATGTTTaattgaaaaggaataaaaaatttgtgtcTCTTGATGTACTTGTTTCAAGTACCATTGCAATAATGGATCACATGCCTAGTATTCTCCATTAACTTGGGATGTCACCAACTGTAAATCATTGAAAATGGTCACTTCTGTAGCTCTGACATCCCGAGCTAACACTAATCCTATAAGCAAATTCTCATACTCAGCCTGATTATTCAAGATGGAGAAATCAAATTTGATAGAGGCCTCAATCACCATGTCTTCACCATTGGTTAGGATGAGACCAGCCCCTCCATACCTGAAATTAGAGGCTCCGTCCACATGAAACTCCTATATCGGTATGTTGGAATTTAGGTGTATCATTTCAGCCAAAAAATCTATCATCGCTTGAGCCTTAATGGCGGATCGTGGTTCATAAAGTACATCGAACTGAAATAGCTATATGGACCAACTCACCATTCAACTTGCCAAGTC
This region of Arachis hypogaea cultivar Tifrunner chromosome 8, arahy.Tifrunner.gnm2.J5K5, whole genome shotgun sequence genomic DNA includes:
- the LOC140174889 gene encoding uncharacterized protein, translated to MPLSNINSAQYQKFVWREIIAKFGISEIVVTDNGTQFTDLKFWKLLSGLEIRQIFASVEHPQANGQAEAANKVILNRLKKRLDEHLGSWADEVWSVLWSYRTIVQSTTKKYLSNSLMVKKQ